The nucleotide sequence aagtcttcgagccactcacatacttggcaaccaatcccacatgctcgtaccttagttaggagtctgcagtggggcaccgagtcaaacgctttccggaagtcaaggaatatggcatccgtgtaatacccttcatccatggttcgcaagatatcatgtgaaaaaagggcgagttgcgtttcgcaggagcgatgctttctaaagccgtgctgatgtatggacagcaacttctctgtctcaaggaaattcattatattcgaactgagaatatgttcgagaatcctgcaacaaaccgatgttaaggatattggtctgtaattttgaggatccgtccttctgcccttcttatatacaggcgtcacctgcgcttttttccagtcgctcgggactttacgttgggcaagagattcgcgataaatgcaagctaagtaaggagccaatgcagtagagtactctctgtaaaaccgaattggaatcccatcaggacctggcgatttatttattttcaacccactcagctgcttcgcaaccccagggatgtctatcactatgtcctacatacgggaatctgtacgagactcaaacggcggtatgtttgtacgatcctcctgcgtgagagatttctcaaatgctaaatttaaaatttcagctttcgttttgctgtcttccgttgccaggccagactgatcagtgagtgactggatggaagccttcgacccgcttacctagTTTACGTAAGATCTTggattttcagcaagatcttttgctaaggtatgacggtggtagtgattGAATGCTTCgcccatcgctctttttacagcagcacgaatctctactaacttttgcctgtcctcattctcccgatctttcttgtaccgcgagtacaactgcctttgcttcctgagcattctccgaattgcgctgttaaactacggtgggtcttttctgtccgtaacccactttttcggcacatacttgtccaatgcgtgatttacaatgtgtttaaaatttgcccataattcttccacgtccatcgtaccggaagtaaatgaagccgattcatttactaagtggggtgctaacaactgcttatctgctctttctagtaagaatactctcctagccttcttgaccgactatttaactttcgtaaccatagtcgtaatgagaacatcatgatcactaatccctgtctcaacactgacaccgtcgatgaggtctggtctgcttGGTTAAcgaagcttaccaaccatgaagacgcaacaaaaatgttccattctttcatataAATCTACCGGACTtaccaaaccaccctcgtattttatttaaatttcacaaaatatttgaccatttttttcagtttttttttccagaATGGAGAGCCCGCTCTCAATGGGTGCTATGGTAGATGACTAATGCGGTGTCAGGAATTTGTTTGCCCGCTTTGCTGACTGTGTTCTCACCCTTGCCCGCAGAGATGCTCCCAGACGCGCTGAAGTCGGACTGCTCCAAGTGCTCCGCGAAGCAGAAGGAGAACGTGCGCAAGGTGGTGGACTTCATGATGAAGCAGCGGGCGGCCGACTGGGCGCGCCTGTCGCGTAAGTACGACCCGGAGGGGCTGCACCAGAAGCGCATCGAGGCCAAGCTGAaggagcagcagctgcagcagcagcgccagcagcagcagcggcagtgaGCAGAGACCTGCTGGAGTCCGCAGCCCTCGCATGTTATGGACGACCGACGTGCAGACGGCGTAGTGTGGACTCGGTGCGTGACACAAATTCCACCAGCGAAAAGAAGTTTCAGTGCCGCGCGACCAACACATCGAATCGTCGGACGCTGTTTACATACTATACTGGATTGTACCTCCTGCCACATCACACCACTTACATGTCAAGGGGGTGCTGCCTTAGCCAGCCTACCCGACGTGTTCAGTACAGCTACTGGACAAATATACGGGCTGGCTAACCTGGACGCGTTTGTGTTTGCCAGTGtcagccttcagaacttcacacgcAAGAAGCGATTATTAACTTGTGCTGTACCTACCAGGATTCACCGATTTCCGTTCATTAAACGGTTGTCAGTGAGATCGCTTATTTAGCATATTAATAACATGAGCATCCATCGGCTGTCAGAGTGGCTACTCGTACCACTGCAAATAAAACAACGGCAAATTTCGAGACACTGATTGACATTCTTCTTTAGTAAATTTATATTTTCAATACAATGTTATGTAAATTTTTCTGTCTTTTGTAAATTTGTTTAAATACATCTAAATTATAAAAACTGCGCAGcacattttctttttatctttttaccATCTTATTTATTGCAACGTACGGGGGTTTATTGTACAATTATCGATATACtgaaaaatatctattggtagcccgcatctcgtggtcgtgcggtagcgttctcgcttcccacgcccgggttcccgggttcgattcccggcggggtcagggattttctctgcctcgtgatggctgggtgttgtgtgctgtccttaggttagttaggtttaagtaaatctaagttcta is from Schistocerca cancellata isolate TAMUIC-IGC-003103 chromosome 6, iqSchCanc2.1, whole genome shotgun sequence and encodes:
- the LOC126191014 gene encoding ejaculatory bulb-specific protein 3-like encodes the protein MQTPTLALLIVTAALAAAAAADDRYAKYDHVDVERMLRNQRFVNAAIKCLLEEGPCTPEIRDLKKMLPDALKSDCSKCSAKQKENVRKVVDFMMKQRAADWARLSRKYDPEGLHQKRIEAKLKEQQLQQQRQQQQRQ